In the genome of Luteitalea pratensis, the window GCTCTCGTTGTCACGACGCTACGACGAGGCCGAGCGGGAGTTCGACGAGGCAATCGGCATCAATCCGAACTCGTTCGATGCCTATTACTACTTCGCCCGAAGCAGTTTCGCGCGTGGCGACGTCGAACGCTCCGCCGCCCTGTTCCACTCGGCTGCCGAGGTCCGCCAGGAGGACTTCCAAAGCCCCTTTCTCCTTGCGCAGTCCCTGAGGATGCTTGGCCAATTCGAGCAAGCGCGCGCCGCGAACCATGATGGCGTCCAGCGAGCCGAGCGAGTACTGGCACTGAACCCCGTCGATGTCCGAGCACTTTCGCTCGGCTCGCTGGCGCTCTTCGTGGATGGTCAGACCGATCGCGCCATGAACTGGTCGCGAGAGTCTCTCGAGCTCTATCCAGACGACATGAGCACGTTAGTGTGTGCGACCTGTCTCAGGGCGCAGAACGGAGAGAAGGAGGAGGCCATCGCCACGTTCGAGCGCCTCGTGACACTCGGGTGGGGGAAGCGCGACTGGGTCGAGCACGATCCCGACTACGACAGCCTCCGAGACGATCTCAGGTTCCAACGTCTGCTGGCCCGGCTGAAATGACTCAGTCTCGACCGTCGAACGCGTATCGATTCGGGCCGTTTCAGCTCGACGTCCGCGAGCGGCGTCTGTCGCGCGGCTGCGACGTCATCCCGTTGCGGCTCAAGGTGTTCGACACGCTCCGGGTGTTGGTCGAGAACGCCGGGCGACTGGTCACCAAGCAGGAGCTCCTCGACGCGGTGTGGCCCGAGACGAGCGTCGAGGAAAACAACCTCAATCACAACGTGTCGGTGCTGCGGAAGGCGCTCGGGGATCGAGCGACGGGCGAGCACTACATCGAGACCGTGCCGCGAGTGGGCTATCGCTTCGTCGCCCCGGTGGAAGGTGCCGTTCCTCAGACCACGGCAGCCGTGGCTTCAGCGACGAAGGCGCGGCAGGAAATCCGGTACTGCACGACAAACGATGGTGTCCGCCTCGCGTATGCCACGACAGGCAACGGACCGCCGCTGGTGAAGGCGTCAAACTGGCTGACGCATCTGGACTTCGAATGGGGGAGCCCGATCTGGCGCCACTGGCATGCCGCGCTCTCGCTCCACCACCGTCTCGTCCGCTACGACGAGCGTGGCAACGGTATGTCACAGCGCGACGTGCCGGACGTGAACTTCGATACGTGGGTGCGCGATCTCGAGGCGGTCATCGACGCGGCGGGTCTGGATCGATTTCCGCTGCTGGGGATCTCTCGTGGCGGTCCCATTGCAATCGCGTATGCCGTGAGGCATCCGGAGCGCGTGACGCACCTGGTGCTCTACGGCGCATTTGCAGCCGGTCTGAACCACGTCGGCAAGCCCCATGAGCTCGAGGCGCGGCACGCGCTGGTAAGCCTGATGCGACTCGGGTGGGGTCTCAACAACCCGGCCTTCTGCAAGATGTTCACCTGTCGGTTCATCCCCCAGGCCACGCCGGAACATGAGCAGTGGTTGGATGAGCTGCAGCGCGTGTCCACGTCGCCGGAAAATGCGGCGCGGCTCATGGAGCGCGACGACGACATCGACGTCCGACCACTCCTGGCGCACGTGAAGGCGCCGACGCTGGTCATCCACTGCGACCGTGACCGCGCAGTGCCCCCTGAGGAGGGCCGCCTGCTGGCGGCCGAGATCCCGGGTGCGCGGTATGTCTCCCTGCCGAGCGCCAATCATCTGATGCTGGAGGAGGAGCCCGCCTGGTCTCTGTTCCTCGAGGAACTGGGACTGTTCCTGAACTGGTAGGGGGCGGTCAGACGTCTCGCTTTGCCTCGTGACTTCTCGTGAAGGGATTACCGACTGATGGTCCTCGGACCGCGTTCGGGCACACTCTTTGACACACTGGAGCGGATGCCAATGTGTGCCTTCGGCGTCCGCGCCGATCCGACGCAAGCGTTCGCACCGACTGAGCGTTGCAGTCTGAATGGCAATGAGGCTCGCTTTCCTCAGCGGAAACGCTCAATCAGCATCAGATCGCTGACTTCCTGATCGATCTGCGTGTAGAGGAGGGATTTGCCGTCGGAGGACACGGTGAAACCAACAAACACCGGCTTGGAAATGGCCATGATGGTTGTGATCCGGCCATCGGCGAAGCTCAGGAACTGGATAGAGGCTGGAGCAGTATGCCCCCTTCGGGGGATGAAATAGACCCCATGATCCAGGGGAGCAAAGGTGCTCCAGTCAGAAATCCCCGCGACAACCTCGTTCTCCTTCCCGCCGTCGACAGGCATTCTCCACAACGCGGGGCCGCCGGCTGCCTCCTTCGAGTAGTAGAGGAATCTCCCGTCCGGCGACTCCAGCGCAGCGAAGCCTCCTTGTCTGGTGACTTGAACGGCTCCGGTGCCGTCGGTGCGCCTCTTCCACACCTGCGATTTGCCACTGCGGTTCGAGTGAAAGTAGATCTAGAAGAACTCGAATTCCACAGGCCGCGGATTGCCGCTCGCCGTCAGCTCGTTTGGAGCGCGCGTGGTTGACCGCTGAGCCTGCGACTCGAGGTGGCTACATGTCACTGGACGTGAGCAGTCGAATCGGTCCGTACGAGATCGTCGCCCTGATCGGAACCGGAGGGATGGGCGAGGTGTACCACGCCAAGGATTCCCGCCTCGACCGGTCCGTAGCCATCAAGGTGCTCACCTCTGCGCGTGGTGTCGAGCGCCACGAGCTCGATCGGTTCAAGCGTGAAGCTCGTGCGATTGCGCGAGTGAACCACCCTTCCATCTGTACTGTCCACGATGTCGGCGAACACGAGGGTGTTCCGTTCCTTGTTATGGAGCTTCTTGAAGGGGAAACGCTCGCCGAACGTTTGGAACTCGGCGCACTGCCGGTCGATCGCGCTGTGGCGATCGCGGCAGAGATCGCCGCGGCGCTCGATGCCGCCCACAACAAGGAGGTGGTTCATCGCGACCTCAAGCCCAGTAACGTGATGCTCACGCCCAACGGCGTGAAGCTCCTCGATTTCGGTCTCGCGAAGCTCCGGGATGGTGACTATCGAGAAGGTGCACATGAGCCCACGAAGAGCGTGCCCTTGACTCG includes:
- a CDS encoding PD40 domain-containing protein; protein product: MWKRRTDGTGAVQVTRQGGFAALESPDGRFLYYSKEAAGGPALWRMPVDGGKENEVVAGISDWSTFAPLDHGVYFIPRRGHTAPASIQFLSFADGRITTIMAISKPVFVGFTVSSDGKSLLYTQIDQEVSDLMLIERFR
- a CDS encoding alpha/beta fold hydrolase is translated as MTQSRPSNAYRFGPFQLDVRERRLSRGCDVIPLRLKVFDTLRVLVENAGRLVTKQELLDAVWPETSVEENNLNHNVSVLRKALGDRATGEHYIETVPRVGYRFVAPVEGAVPQTTAAVASATKARQEIRYCTTNDGVRLAYATTGNGPPLVKASNWLTHLDFEWGSPIWRHWHAALSLHHRLVRYDERGNGMSQRDVPDVNFDTWVRDLEAVIDAAGLDRFPLLGISRGGPIAIAYAVRHPERVTHLVLYGAFAAGLNHVGKPHELEARHALVSLMRLGWGLNNPAFCKMFTCRFIPQATPEHEQWLDELQRVSTSPENAARLMERDDDIDVRPLLAHVKAPTLVIHCDRDRAVPPEEGRLLAAEIPGARYVSLPSANHLMLEEEPAWSLFLEELGLFLNW